The genome window TTATGGATCGGGATCCTCTCATGAGCGATGATAGTTCAAGTATTGCCCATAGCTATTTGGACGATCGACACATGTCCAAATAATGATCTAATGGTTCTCAACGTGATGTATCTATTCTAGTTGATAGAAACACAATCATTGAATTACCATTTGAACACGTATCAATTGCCTAGATAACCATGGGCTAACTTGAACGATCACCGCTTAGTAgtgtaaatggatagttgaaatccaaattcaaattcgCATTCGTATTAAATTAGGGGTATCCATATTAGGTTAAAGGGTATCcagattaaaatttgaattatcCGAAAAATACTTATCCAATCTAATTAAATAATCAAGTAATGATTTTGAGGattcttgaagtttaaacaggttctagataatgaggaaaagagtttaaacaacttagaaagatggattaagagcaaattatattcattgtGGGGAGAAaggtccaaatcacacaaatcaGAGAGTAAAAGGATAATTAAAAATCCGAATTTAATCTGCATCCATATTTGTTTAAGGGTAGCCAtatccaaacaaaaaatattcGAATTTAAACATATCCAATCTGTATTCaatccgtttacatccctacCTCTTAGAATAGAAGAGGAACCAGATCCTCACTTTAGTATGGCTTTTCCAATGAAGACTAACTATTCTAACTTTAAAGTAGTGTTTGTCTAGTTTTGACGAAACCTCGTGCCATCAAAATCAGCAACTAAGAATGCATTTTTCTAATCTAAATTTGGAACTTTGGAACTTGGAAGGGTAGCTTTCACAGCCTCACAGCCTCACAGCTAGCTGCTGTGTTCTTAGTGAAAGTGAATTACGTTTTCAATTGGTTCACCTCTTCTATTCTGGATATCGaggaattataaataataataagaaatcgGCCTTCAAGAAATTTATGCAAGTTTGTGCCTCATTGGCCAAACCACTATCCAATAGAAAATAGAATGACTTCCACACCTAAAGTAAAGCTCTTTGATTAATAGATTAGCATATAATCTAATTGTTTGGAGTTTGTTACTTGCAAATACCCTTTAAtaaattttatccaaaaaaaaaaaaaaatactttaataTGAAATATTAAGGAAAGCGAGCTTCGGCACGCTTTAACCAGACGTAGATTTGCACGCACTCCAATAACTGCTATGTGGCAATTCATGTGCGACTAAAATTCTATATAGTGTAGAGTGGACGTAAAATCTTCTTCTGttcatatgtcaagtttcattCTAGTTTGTATTTTCTAATTAGCTAAACAAGATATAAAATAGTCGAGGATTATCATGGACCATGTGCATGAGCATAATTGGAGGATAAGCCTATGTATATGATCATACATTGACTCttggtttgaaatttgatatgtgacCAATTTATATCATTTTCTAAACATTCAACATTCAAAATTGCTATATCATTCTTCCATGTGGCTTGCTGATATACTTCCGGTGGGGCCATGATTGATTTATCCTCCAATATCAACAAGGTTATGGGAGTCAACCAGTCGGTCTGGTCATTTTTGGATAGTCATATTAGTCCTTACGAATTTAAAGCCATGTATCATTTATGATAATTTAGTTAATCAAACCTCTTAGGCTAAATAAGGACATATTTATATTCAGTTGTTCATTGGTTACTATTTCAAAATCGGGCTCATGTTAATTAGGATGTAAAGAGGCTAGTTGGGTTATTCTTATTGATTAGACTAATAATGCCGATTGGTCATCTAATGACTTCAACCAAACATCAAGAACAACCAGTCCAAACTCAGTCTAGGCCGGGCATCGGACCATTTACTAACAGATTGGTTCCGATTGGACCTACCAGTCAAGCCAGCATTCAACACAACccttattataataataataataataataataaaaaattctataacAGTAAACAATTTTATCTAGGTTAAATTAGTTGGCTATCAGTATTTAACACCATTTACCAATTGCCACGTGGCCATGATCATCTCATTGATCTCAGTTTTGGCTTAAACTATGAGCaggcaagttttttttttaccaaaaagcCCAACTACAGTCCATGGACAAAATCATAGATAGGTATTTCTATACCCTCATCTCATTATTTGGCTTAGAGGAATCCAGTTAAGCTTGCCTGGCCTGGCTTGGCTTGGTCcaaattaagggtgttaattggttcggtttggttcagttcacatatattttggttgaaatcaaaatcgtatcatttactaaatggttgcactttctgaaatcacaaccatttagtaaacggttttggttttcatagttttttagaAAATAGTTTCAATTTGGGTTTATTCCATAccgtttctaaacggttagcaatcagtttgttagtttattcgcatgtttactaaaatttgtctttggtgataaacgattcaatcttgagaatgtgaaatgcaaaccattatgttttattaaaacaaccaaacaactaagcaaaagaaaatattttaatagaaaatagttTCAAGCGCATCTAACAAGTCTCAAGCACATCTAACAAGTTAGTAAGTAATGCTCACAGCAGGGATTTAATATGCTATGGTATAatcaaaaattgtatttttattagtatatattctacttagtgcgttggattaatttaatcggcattccaaacaatgagcaagctacctctagaattacttgcaggcttgcagtactcaatctttgaatcaaataagatactaatgatattttgcaaccatcttatttaatctttaaactggttaattggattggttttgacggtttaaatggtttggcTTTCACCGTTTGAAACCAACAGGTTAAACGGCTTGATTCGATttcaacccgtttagctaatagGTCTGAAACATGAAACCAGaaccggaccatttattaaatagttTTGGGATTTCAATGTAAACGGCTCGATTCTGTTTCGgtaaacaatttcaatttcaaattcacatccttacccaAATTGTATTCATCATTGCTTTAGCCTTTCTAGGGCTGTTTTGCTTATAAATTACTAAGACTACCTTACCCAATTATATTAGATTTTAGAGTAGCAATCATATTATCATGCAAATTACAAGAAGTTTAATGGCAGGTAGTTATTAGGCTCTAGTGTAAGTCCAATGAAGAACATTGGTTCGAACCTTTCACAATCATTCTCTTCAAATATAGTAATAGATTAGTAGTTAGTAATAAATTTGACCTAGTGATCCATTGTCTGGCTCCAGTGGGTCGCTTGCTCTTATTCAATGTGGGTttcttgtgaaaaaaaaaaaaaacttttattgACCTTATTTTGTAGGATTTGGCTCTTCTATGAAGTAATACAGTGTCTGACGCACATCCAATGCCCAGAAATGCCTTGAGCTGCCGTTGATCATCTTGAGCTCTGTGCCAAGGTATTTCTGACCGTTGGATAAGCGCCGAACACCATATTGCGCCACATAGGAGTTCATTTGGTTAACCAAGGTATTCGGGCCAGCTTACGCttcggggagactagcatagCAACCATCTGGGCCTAATTCCACATAATCCCCAATTCGTCCtaaccatctaggcaacccatagatgggtacagaataaataagaatacACATATACACTCGCATAATGTGTACAACAGAGTTTAATCCCATGACCTCCTCCCCTAAATGTTAGTTCCACAAGCTGAGATTACCACCACATGGCTATCCCATTTTATATCCTTATTataggaagaaataaagaatttatgtttttaaaagAGTTGCAatattttccctaaaaaatataaaattagagtGCATAGATTCATTAGCAATCCACGAACCTTATGGTGACAAATGTTTCAAATGAATACTTccccaaatccaaaaaaattattaaggTCAAACGTTTTCTTGACGTTCCATCGAGACAGgcaatataaaatatatataataatagagAAGATAAAAAGGAAGGAGCTATGTGTGTGGTGGCGTGAGGCTATCCACTGGACTTTACTAATGATATGGTTGTGGGTACCACTTTTAGTTTTGGTTTATTATTTGTTGTTAAGGGCCCACATTTGGACACTTGGATCTCAAGCCACAAGCAAAGGAAACCATTGATAATTGTGGTCTCCTAGGATTCCTTCATGTTTTTACCTTTCCGGTGTAGCTTCACTTAGGATCGGGTCGGGTTTTGATAGATGGATACTGGTCCAGCCGAAAACCTAAAACCAATTTTTTATGTATACTAGGCTTGGGAGAGGGTTCCGTGAAGGCAAGTAGCCCTGCATTTTCATAGGAGCCAATAGAATCATATGTAGTAGTATTAATAGGGtgggattttcacctttcattgAGGGTGAGGGGAGATTACAGATATTTCACCCTATTGTGTTTGAACATAGGAAGCAAATtgctttttaggttttttttttctcattaaggGTATTTTTCTTTAAGGCATAGGAATGTTATCTACTTGCATTCTCCCACAACCAACCACATGGGGCAGGCTATCAAGGGCAAGTGTATGTTTTTCATAGCCCGCCCCATACAAGCATGCAGAATGCAAATGGACaatgttctttttcccttttctttatctGCACACCAATAGTGTGTTGGCGTGTAGATTTCTTTTCACACTGTCCTTGATACTCACCCTCGTAGACGAtttgtttttttccctctcccatgttttcTTTGGTTTGACCAGGAGTTGGTGATCTCATGTCTATTGATTCAAGGAAAAAGCTTGTTGTGACCAACCATGGTGAAAAAGAAGTTTGTAACATTTGTTAGGTGCTAACGTATGCTATGcaaccttctttctttctaaatttcttttggaaaatGGTTTGTTGCTCGGTTGCGTGGAACTTACGCTGGTGCTAAGCCCAATGGAAGCATGCACATGGGCGTCCAATGGGAGGAGTAGAATGCTCATTTGATTTTAACCATGTGAGAGATCGTAAGGGAAGCAACattctttttcctaatttttgtAATAAGGATAATTTTTTACATGTCGCATGTTAATCGAATGGTGCACATGACGATGACAACTCTTAATAGTCACATGATGATAAAATTCACATAGAAAAAACAATAGGTGGTCCTGCACAAAATTAATGTCTCATCCCTTGAAAAAACAAATCATTCATGTTGATGTTCCCAGAGTGATCTGTTGCATGATTTACATTTAATTTAAAGAATTTtcagacaaaaaaaagaaaagaaaaaagagaaggtcaattaaaagaaggttacaattCTAAGTTCACCACTTTGATGACTATAGGGCGATGATTCTCTGCTGTGGGTGCGACTGTACGATGAGCATCGGATGATCAAGACAACATCGGCACACACCCCTATGCCATGCCGATCATCTAATCCCACTGCTCCACCGCACCCAcggcagaggattttttttcccaaaacaGAACCACAATTGGTTAAATAGTTTTGCCCTAATGTCTATTTCCTTCGCACTTATCTTTTTCCATGATACCGGATCTATCCAAATTACTCTGACTTGGCATGCAAAATCTACCGGGACCAACTTAGACGGTTAGGATGTAttcaaataatttcaaattttggttTCCTTTCAAGTATTGAACAAATCACGGTGGAACATGCGGACAAGCGGCACTCATGTCTCTCTATCTAACCGATTGAAGACAAATGTTAGCCCCCTTGGTGGGCCCCTCAGAGGTCATACTTCACCATTCACCAAGAGTTGTCAATTCAGATCGACTTGATTGAACAGTTTGGAACTGATcgacttgattttttttgttttttttatcgATTCGgtaatggttttggttttttaaaatttgttaaCAGATTGAACCGGTTGGATCAATCTAAACCGATTGTTTGGACTGAAATTagatttaaataataaataaataaaatggaaaaatttgaTAAACTAATAACATCTAGGGGAACAAAGCCTAGGTATTGTGGTCACTATCTCCAACACACCACATAGGGTGAAATGACCATCCCACCATTTTCAGAAAGGTGGAAATCATTTCCTTCATTGTTGATGTTTTCGTGTGTCCTTCCATTGGCTTATATACTTTTGTAGGGCCACACTGACTTTCAAGAAATTCTCTCCCTAAAATTTAGTGTAACTTTACTTTTGGGGAAAAGATAATTATGTGATCATATACTCTTTACACTAGTACTGGGGCCAATATGAGCACTTACAAGGACATCAACATGGATGAGATTTTTAATTTCAGAGGATTGGCATGGTAATTTCACGTGCTCATGTGCAGAGCCATGCAACCCCATAgcgttttcccccttttcttttaaaGCCATAAGAAACTAAACCTCTATTatatctttctttccttccaaaaCATAGTACTGGATTATAGATAAGCTCATATATTCATATGCAACCCTAGAATCTATTTTTCCCCTTATTACAGATTCTCTAATACTTTGATACAAAAGTAAAtctttcacctaaaaaaaaaaaaagatcaaaattaGACCAGATCAACCGATTATGTCAAATTATCAATTATGCAGGAATGTTTCTTTACCAATAGCATTCTCTTGGGTTTAAGGATAACCCTAtaaatttcccaaaaataatagaaaccgctaaactcaaatttttttttttttttttttttttttatcaactaACCACAGTTTTGCCCGGGAAGTTAGTCAGTTGGATGACCAACCAGTGAGCCCTTCCACACCATGCTTAAGTTCTACTAGTTCCAAGGTTAGTTTGGTCATTTGCGTTTTGTTCTTCCTATAAACGAGGGAAACCGGAGACCCACATTTCCAGAACCGGAAGACTCGCTCTACCTGTCCGTTACAAAGCAAGGGGTCGCAAAACAGTAACCTGCTCTGTCTGTTTTTCCCCCGAAAATTACGAAACTACCAattaaatgagagagagagaagagataagAGGATTCTTCGTTCAAGAGCACACACGGAgatcatagagagagagagagagagagagagagagagagagaacacgttgattttgatttgattttctctgcttctctctccttttcctcaCTCGATTCATTTCCCTTTTGCAGATTtggttttctttccattttttttggatagataaCCCAAAAGCAGTCACTgatcagatctggtttttttaGTTGGAAGGAAAGGTATCCAATGCTCCTGTTTGAGCACTTTGGAATGGAATTTGGTGGTTCTTGATCCAAAGGTTTCGATTCTCGAATTCTTCTGGTACATTCTCGATCAGTTCAAGAACAAGAAATAAATCCTGGGTTTGATCTGATTCATTTCCTTGAAATTTGACTGTTAAAAAGAGTTCCATGGAAGCTAGTGTTGGTGGTCGACGAAGACTCACACATCAGGTCTCAGTCGTGGACACAACAAATCTCAGAGATCTTCTGAGAGTCAAAGATGACGACGAGAGCAACAGAGACTCCCTGACAGGGCTAACTCTCGGAGCAGTCCTCGGTTGCGATGTGACGAGAACAGTAAGGGTTCCACCAGTAAGCCGTACACTCCTCGACATCATCAGAGACGAAGAATCCGGCACCAAAGGCCTCTCTGGTCACAACCGCAGGAACTGGAAATCATTCCGAGACCGCCTCCGGATCCGCCGCGCCAGTGCCGCTTGGACCTCCTCCGCCGCCGACGAGGACGAAAATGACCGCTGCATTCTCCAGATTTCAGATCCAATCTCGGCCCCGCCGCATTCCGGCTCGACCGAATCGGCTCAACCAGGGAACGGACCGAACAGTAGACGAGACGGAGGAGACGGAGGAGACAGAGGAGACATCGTTACGGAGTACGACGCCGTCGCCGCTGCTAACAGACCTGTTATGATGCGACTCGCGGCAGCATCAGCGACGGAGAGAGAGTTGCAGCGGCAACGGGAGATATCGATGTCCGTGTCGATGTCGATGTCGAACCCGGCTCCTGTAGTAGAGGAAGTAAGAGAAGAGCAACCGGTGGTTGAGACAGAACAGTCGGCGGTGGAGGAGGCGGAGGCGCCGGTGAGGATGTCGTTGATGGCTTTACTGGAGGAAACGGACAGGCAATCGGGGATACTGGGGTCCACATTGATGGGTGACATGGcggatgaagaagaggaagaggtgtATGTGGATGTAGACGACgaagggagaggaggagagtACGTTTGCTGCGTTTGTATGGTGAGGCATAAAGGTTCGGCATTCATACCTTGTGGGCATACGTTTTGCAGGCTTTGTTCAAGAGAGCTTTGGGTTTCAAGGGGGAATTGCCCACTCTGCAATGGTTTCATCTTGGAGATTCTGGATATCTTCTAAGCATAATCAAACACTAGAATCGAAATTATTCTTCAGAATGCCCAGAATTGAGTGATTATCTCTCTTACTTACAATTTACTTTTACTGTTTTTTTATTAATCTTTCTTGTGTTCCTGTGGTTGAAATTGGAGGGGGAAATAAGAAATCCTGCTCAGANNNNNNNNNNNNNNNNNNNNNNNNNNNNNNNNNNNNaaaaaaaaaagaaaaaaaagagagaaaaacaaatATTAATCTATTGTTTGCTTAATTGCAAGTCTAATATTGCAGTTAGTATAAGCTTTCAGGTGGATTGTCCACATTAATCAAATtagatttctttctctttaattattattattattatttttctttttggtttgggttgggttgggtggggtggggtggggtggggtggggtggggggggacaCTGACTTGTTGGGGCAGGTTTGATATACATGAACTCAGGATCATGCTTGGGCTTCATTGGTTTTTAGTTGAATTATTCAGGTCCAgctcgattaataaacgtgCCGGATTCTAGTTCAATTAACCTCATTAttcgattaataaacgtgtcggatTCTAGTTCAATTAACCTCATTAttcgattaataaacgtgttggaTTCTAGCTCAATCAACCCAATATAATTGGTCATTTCCGGTCCAAGGGTGTTACCTAATGGTCGCCTAACCGGTTAGTTGCTCAACATGTTAAAAGCCTGTTTATTAAGTCTCACACGTTTCTGCTTATAGTCTGTTTGAAGATAAATGTGTTATTAACCAGTTTAAAGCCTGCATAAGGCCCATTTAGTCTGATTAAAGACCAGACTGATCGTTTATAAATGGGACTATGCCTAATATATGAGAATCGATTACTTAAATGGCTAAGTCACATGATGTAAGCGCCTAAAATGGGAAAGCCCAATTAGGCCCAATCAAATACAATCCACCCCAGCCCGACCGATTAACAACCCTAAGCTACCACTCATAATAGTATGTAAGAATTTTGGGTATCTAGGTCTTCTTCACTAGAGAGAATCCCCGTATGAGTGGCCCAAGATGTGCCTAGGGAGAGTCAAACTTAAGATATCTAAGTTTATggttcgtaccaagttcgttgctcaccaaaaCATCAAccgcgctacccccttgggtttaaTAGTATGCAGTATGTAATATGTAATAGTATGTAAGacttttgaataaaaaacttaaaaaaaaaataacgaaTTAGTGTATTCTGTGGTTTTATTCCAATCTAAATCGAATCAGAATCAATGAAAACCTATCCTCTGGGTCCAGTTATGGCTGTGTGGCTGTGCTGCTATCCCTGCTCCAAAGCCGTATATTTCTGTAGGATACCTACATGATCCTGTGCCCTACCCGAGGCCTGACCCAAATCCCGTACACAAAACAAAACCCTTACCTATGGGCCCTTCTTGTTTACTACCCAAGCCAGGGCAGCACTATTATTGGGTCATTTCACCATCTAAAGGAAGAGGAAATGGGTACCACGGCCCAGAACTTTGATCTAAATAGATTTAGTCTGTTCTGGAACTGAAACAGACTAATGTAGGCCCACTAAACTGAGAATAATGAACCTAATGGAGGTGGGACCAAAGATTAGTTCTAAGTTTTTAATGCTAATAAGTTAGGCACTTATGCTCTCTACCTAAGGGATAAGGTAGAGCCCACAAGTCATGTGAGAATCCAAGTTTCCTACTGTTTTGTTTGGGAAATGGGAATCCCCACATGTTTTCTAGGTCAGCAAACGATTACCTAAACACCTACCTTGTCTGTTGGTTGAAGTTAGGATTTGCTTAATTGCCTCATTT of Macadamia integrifolia cultivar HAES 741 unplaced genomic scaffold, SCU_Mint_v3 scaffold766, whole genome shotgun sequence contains these proteins:
- the LOC122069921 gene encoding uncharacterized protein LOC122069921; the protein is MEASVGGRRRLTHQVSVVDTTNLRDLLRVKDDDESNRDSLTGLTLGAVLGCDVTRTVRVPPVSRTLLDIIRDEESGTKGLSGHNRRNWKSFRDRLRIRRASAAWTSSAADEDENDRCILQISDPISAPPHSGSTESAQPGNGPNSRRDGGDGGDRGDIVTEYDAVAAANRPVMMRLAAASATERELQRQREISMSVSMSMSNPAPVVEEVREEQPVVETEQSAVEEAEAPVRMSLMALLEETDRQSGILGSTLMGDMADEEEEEVYVDVDDEGRGGEYVCCVCMVRHKGSAFIPCGHTFCRLCSRELWVSRGNCPLCNGFILEILDIF